The following is a genomic window from Prunus persica cultivar Lovell chromosome G7, Prunus_persica_NCBIv2, whole genome shotgun sequence.
CTTTGCAGTGATCttttatatagatatatatttcCTTTCTGTAAATGGATGAATATTACCGCAATGGGTAAAACCAGggcaacaaagaaagaaacaaagatcaagcaaacaagaaaaggTTCTTATTAATCAACAACAAGAACTACCAAGAACCAAAGGAGATTTTTTCAGGTTATGATTTTCCTACTCTCTTTTTGTCCACTTactctcttttgtttgttaatattttttattataacaaaaaaaaagtgtaagcAGATTGAAGAGTGGGAATATACAATTTCCAACAAAGAGTGTAAATGCACAAAAGATGAATAagctccttttttattttttatgaagtgCTGTTATTTTCATCATGTCCTATTTCCTCTCCTAccttgtaaatttgaaaaaacataaTCTTATTTTTACACCCACTATTATTCTTAAAATACTCATCCTCAAAGAGAGGCTTGGGCTTGACTTCCCATCTCTGCATTGCCGCCTTCAACCACGTCAAGTCCAACTCCATCTCTGTCATCCCCTCCTGTTCTTGCGGCTTTGTCagtaaactctctctctctctctgggtttgtgtcaaaatttaatttctatgcCATTaacattgaatttttttttgtctggtGGGTTTTATAATCTGATTCATTTCTGGGTCTTTATGACCAAGACTTTTTTCTCCAGAACTAGAAATGgtttgtttcttccttttttgtgTATGCATGTTGTAATTTGCTTCATTGGCCGATGATACTGTCTTCATATGTTGTTCATTATGACAGACCCACAGTGAGGTCAATGGGATCAAATGACCCTATGGACTTCATGAAAGTAAGTTACAAGGTTCCTTTTAATGGCCGTGTGACTCCATAAATGGCTGAAGGAGATGATCTAAGGGTGAAGAAGATGCAGAGCgtgcttatgttttttttaatttttaaaacatgCTGGGCAAAACGACCATTTTAGCCTGgcgtttaatatttttttttaacacgcTGGCCAAAATGGCGTCGTTTTGGCCTAACctagtgaattttttttaaaaagacctggccaaaacgacgtcattttggtccaagtctttaaaaaaaaaaaaaaaaaaaaagaacagattCAAAGAGAACTCTCCCGACTTCAGCATCTCCAATCCAAAACTCCCATTCCTAAACCCTCAAACCTAAATCCCCAATCTCCATCCCCCCAAACCTTTAACCCTCTCCCCCACCAAACCTTTAAGCCCTAGCCCCAGCTcctccaaaaaaattaaacttttacACTATGACCCTATGAGATAAGAGATAAGATTCCTGGATCCGTCCCTGATTATGATGATAAATTcataggaaaataaaaatgttttaGGGTCTTGACCCTATGGGGAAATTTGTTGAAAACGTCATCTGTGGTTATATGTGATtatggagtgtaagtggataaaattggagtggggGAAATcaccactaaaaaaaaaagctagaaattatatttgactcatttcataaatttcttaataaatagtaattaattattttaaattttgtggaCTCATTTCATAAAACATACTAATGATAAAGTAATAAGGCATTTagtttataaaaaagaaaattttaaatatgatATTTTGCCACGCGacatttctatattttttgatattttgttgatctaattctacttttttttttttttttaaggaatcTAATTCTACATTTTggtaaaatatataaatagaaaaaagtaCCAACTGGTCAAAACTAGCAAAGAGTGTTTCATTCATTAAAAATCAGTGAGAACACTGAGAATTACACACCATTTGTGGTCATGAATATCATTTCTATTGTGGATCCcgaataaaaaaacaaaactaaggAATTACAGAAAATGACCAAAGCAAATCCCTCCCTAAACATGGTTATCAAGAAAGACAACCAAAACACATCAGCACTTCAAAACCAGAATCTTAATTTTCCTCCTCAAGAAAGCGCATGTGCTTGCCTTTTGGTGTTGGCAAGCCCTTCAAGCGAAGGGCACTGGGTGAAACAACAGCACCTGAATCAGGACTCTCTGCTGAAAAGTCTTCTTCAACGATTTCAATGTCATCCTCACTGTCATACACAAATCTTGTATGCTTTCCAgcaaacttggggatcattttcttctcatcaacACAAATGTTGTTTATACCATCACAAAGCTCATCAAGATCATAGCCTCCATCCTGTTCatgttcttcaatttcataacCTTCATTCAGATTCAGATaataatcttcttcttcttcttcttcttcttcttcttcttctgcttgagcaacttcttcttcatcttcatcatggGTGCTAGCATTGACCTGAATTGACCAAATGGAAGCACTATCATCATCTGGTGATGACTTCTCTTTGATTTCAGTAATCACAGAGGAGCACTCTGATGAAACAGAGGAGACTTCAGATTTCTCAGAGAAATCCAGCAGCAGAGACCGGCTGATGATACTCTTTTGTGATTCAAGGCTTTCTTGATTCTTTCCCTCAAAGATGTCACATACTACCTATCacattttcataaataaaaagaaatcagtGATTTGCACTTTTCATTTTGGAGGTAAATGATTAAAGACCCAATCGAAATATTGTCACCAAAATTCCAAATGAAAATAGGAGAAGAACCCACATATAATCTAGTATGAAAAATCTTCAAACACAAAAGGGTTAGAACCCAACCTGAGAAATCAATTGTTCTTGGATAAGTGGAGAAGGCTTCTCGAAACCCACACCACCATTGTTGCTTCCACTTGCATCAACAGAGAGATCAGAGACCTGTGGTGTGTTTGCCGGAGTTGGGGCAAGTAGTCCCATTGGCGAGTTACCAGTAATTCCTTGGAGAAGACGAAGAGGGCGGCTTTCCAATGTGATCTTTGAGAGCTCGGCCTCTTCCTCCACTTGTTGCAAGAGGGTCTTGACTTGACCCCTCAGCAAGGCCTCTCCGGACCCAGGTGTGTTCTTGGCTCTAAAGCTTCTCTGTTTGACTATGGCCGATGATGGGGTCTCCAAGCTTCCCATTGCAAGCCCCACAATCGGAGAATCATTGGTTATATCAATCAGGGCTGATCTGTCTTGCTGTTGCTTCCCATTTCTTGGTCTTGATTTCGATTCAACCTTTTCAGAATCTTCATTCTTccctgaaaaaaagaaaccatgTATCAGTCAGTATAGAGAAACCAAATCTATGGTAAACCCAAGTATCAATAAACCCATTTTCCGATCAAAACTCTATGATTGTTCATATtgaaaaaagggggaaaatgAAAACGAAAACCATTAAACCAAGAAACTGATCAAGACccattttttatattcaaaaaCTGACTGGTTattcaaaagcaaagaaaagaaaagaaagtgagAGAACTCACTTGAAAGGGGAATGTTGTTGGTGTTGCTGTTTTGAGCAACCAAAGCCTGAGACCTTGTGACTCTTCTGATTGAAGATGGGGTCTCCATTGGATTTGAATTGAGAAATTCGATGAAAAACGAAATGGGTCGTCGGAAAACTGAAGGCGAAGCAAACAGTGGACGCCGAAAATCAAATTATTGGAAAGCAAGAGAAAAGTCGATATCTTTAGGGCAGAGCTTCGGAGGTTTATAAAGAGGGTTTGGTGAACGGGGTTCTTAAACGGGAATGtgaccgttggcgcgtgcggTTCGTCGTATTTTGACACGTTTGCCAAAACTAGCCGTTGGAGTTTAATTTGAATAGCTGTGGCCTCATCTTTTATTTTCGAGCAATTTAATGGGCCTTGAGATAGGCCTCATCATGATTTGTGTAATTAATTTCCAAGTCTGCCCACCAATTTGCttcattataattttttttttgttatttctcgTTGATTGGGATTGAGATAGGAggaaacataaagaaataataaccaaaagatttttttttttttttgttattcaatCGAGATTTcttaccaaaaagaaataataaccaaatgcagttttttttccctcctcTTGAGCTATTATACAAAATGATAaggttaatatatataatttttatagacGTGAATTATGTCAGATGGGGCCAAGACACTGTACTCACTTTCTTGCACCCTAATTCAATCATCCTTCCCATAGAATAGTTTAGTCCACTTTGTCAAAAAGTagatacaattttttttttcttatgagATTATACAAGTATAACTTGAAAATGTCAatttgtatatacatatatatatttttatattacattCTCATACCACTTTATGTGGCATACGAAGTGAACATCCGCATCAATTAAAAAGTgtcaataaattataaatgaaaagaaaatgttaaattaattttaattgatataGATGTCCACATCGTCAGTCTCATAAGGTGGTATGAGAATGtaatatacagtccccttctattgagggaatttacgaatttttttccaacgatccaaactatctattttttaagtctacattcatagatcatccttgcaaaaaattagagaaatCGGAAACCTTTTTAACATCCAATTgtatcctacaaaatcaatgaacacgatacttcaagaaagtactaaaatttcaacaacacaattgagtggtcaaataatatcggattcaaataattttttgtagagatgatatttgaatgattatctaaaaCATAGACGATCCGGATGTCCGCACGTTATTATCATGCATATGCTATTGTAAACATGCAAGAAAACAGGGAGGGATAATACATAATACAAAATACATAATGTCCACACAATAATAACATCCGAATGTCCGCATAAGAGaatttctgtatatatattctaTACATGTCAATATTGCTTATATATTTGTATCCAAAGTATTTCTCAACGGACCATCCCAGCCCAAGAATAGGGACGGGCCAGACTTTGACGTTCTGGTGGGTTGGGCCTGTAAGGTGGAGGTAGACTGGGAGTAGTCTGTTAAGAaggcaaaaaacaaaaaggaggaAAATATATTGTGTAAAGAAACGAAAAGAGAAAGTGGGAGGTTGGGAAAGAAATGAGAAGGATTTGGTGGCCAGGTGCGCACACAGCTAAGCGCTTATACTTTATTTGATTGGAGGAATAAGCACAGCTCATATTTGTGTGAACAGCCAGATGCGTACACAAAaccataaaatttaattatttattgtgATCCACTCAAGATTTCCTGCTGAATCGTCCTCAGTTCTCTTaatgagaaattatagaatattatggtaaTATAGTTATATGATATATTTTGTAtacgtattataatatgagtagacgacatgatttatttttctcctttttaaaTAATAGTATTCATAAATATCTAATTAGATTATAACACGTATACAAAATGTATCACATAACTATACTACTgtagtattctataatttctctaatttgaatAAACGAAAAttgtataataaaataagaagaTTTTCATAGTCCGTACATTGCAACTTGCTAGATTGAATTTTGAACGCTGTCGGGATTAATTAAGTCACTGTTAGACAATCTCACTGCTACATGCATGATTAATAATACCTACAAGTGgcttaaggaaaaaaaaaaacacccaaCAACATGTATATTTTACACGTTCCTACTTCGTTACTGAAGCTCCTTACAACTTTGAGTGGTATAGCACTTACTGTTGCACATTAATTCGGATAATATTTCATTTTAGTTCTAGGAAACTCTAAATGATATCTGAAATATTTTGTAGATTCTTTTGTATGTAAACTGAAAAAAGTGATATGGATTGATCGTTATGTACATATTATGTCATCGTGTTTCAAGCAGGGGCGGTCCTACACCTAGGGCAAGGGAGGCTGCTGCCtaccccaaaattttcaaaaataaaaaatacccaTATAGAATAGGCCAACCCATGTGAAACATACAAATCAATGCCCACCCTAAACCCATGTGAAACATACAAATCAATGCCCGCCCAAAAAGTAAGCCATATGTATgcataacataaaatttctcttctctttaattatcttctctttaattTCCTACCCCAAAATTTTAAGATTTTGTATATGACAacattgaatttaatatattctAAATAGGTTAGAAGTTATGTGTTCTAATCTATTCTAGAGTTTACTTAAAGAATGAATTATAATTTGCTGActttgttgaaattaattaggtctttgatttttggaatttttgttgagatatttgatttgatattggTATTTTTGAGatgttttgatttgttggTATGTTAATGTTTGATTAAAGGAATTGATGTTATTATgagaatttatttgattttttttgttgagatgttGGATTAAATAGGTTATCTTTTGTTATGTCAGATTACAATCCGAAtcccaagaaaatgaaaaatttattggaaattttttttaaagaaaaataatagtttttttctcgctatatttttatttatgtatagagATGCATTTGAGAGTAAGGCTTATTATGTCTTCTTACTGGGTGtataattttatgtttattaataAGATTCACTCATAACCTCAAGTTTTTAATGTAAGTTTGCCCagttgaatttcaaattctgAATCCGCCACTCGTTGCAAGTGAAGTTGCTTTGTCAAGGTGTTATATGAGAAAAACTACATCATctaacaaataaaatactcatcgaacaacaaacaaactctaaaataataataataataataatactttttattataagaatgaatacaaaaaagaaagcttttattttacaattcaATTCATTTCTCAATAAAGAGATAATTAACAAGTGTGTGAACTTTATTCTGGTGGAAAACAACCCATATTTATAGATATATGGGattttttgaaatgaaatgattaaTGGAATTAATTAAGGGCATTTTCGGGTTTGATTGCGGGTGGTGAGGCTAGCATAGCAAGGACAAGCCTCATAGTTGCCAGCAGTGCCTGGAGGAACACAGCTACACTTGTCACAGCAACTCCCACAAGCCCTTTTGCACAGACGAGGCCTTGATGATAATTTGCACCTTCCTTCACATGCCACTCCGCAATCTGCACGattattttcatcatttgcataataacatatattaatttcgtataaattaatatacatatttaCGTTATTATCGTACGAACGTCACGTATTTTTTATTACCTTCTATACAGACGTTCGCATAGAAGAAGAATTTATATACAGATTTTCTGTTATGTATTATCAAATCGTAATATACATACCTAGGGTGGGCGGGGGTAGGGGGCTCGGTGCTCCATTGTTGTTCATCTGAAAATAGTGTAAAGcacaaaagttaaaaaaaaacttgaacccaaaaaaaaagaaaaaaaaaaagaaaaggagacaTGGATATTACCATGTGGGACTGATGAGCTGCTTCAGTGAGATATTGGAGAAccagaaaagagaaaacaagggAAGCCATCATCAGGGTTAATCTTGATGACAAGGccatattaattatatttatatagaaaatagCTATAGCTATAGCAGCTagtagagagagaagataattGGGATGTTgtgaaatgagagagagatcgGAGTGAGTATTTATAGAGAGATTGATCAGAAAAGAGGGGGCGGGGTGGTGCATGGAGTGGCAGTAGGGCGCATGCCTGTCTCCCTAATAATATATTGCCACTAGaccattatattattttattttatttatgctaATTTTCAGTCCAAAGGGGTCTCAGCCGAAGTCAAACTGCCAGACTGCTCCCAACTCATCATATTCAAGAttaggggagagagagaaagagagagagagagatgtgtaTGGATTATGATTGGCAATATTGGAGAGGAGTGGTTAATATTATTGGAACACCGACAACTCATAACTTGTGAAGTTGACAAGAAAGGAAGAAGCTGAGAAGAAATGTTGTATTCAAAATGCATCGACAGACGGGTGGATAGTGATATCGACAGACGAGTGGAGCTGTTCTACAATTCAACTTTGTTTCCCAATCCCCGGTGCCAAAAGCAAATGAAACAATACTACTGTAATACTTTGTATATATAAGCTAGCTCCTCACACAGCACTTGAAGTCGTTGCTgcttatataatttaaatccGTAAACTCGTAAGTTTGTAACTCAAGTGATTAACAACATTTACGCTTTTCCTTAATGAAATCATTGCTGCTTCTATAATTTAAACCGATAAACTCCTAAGTTTGTAACTCAAATGATTGTGGGTCAACTCACTCTACAGAAATTTGATGTCGGCACTGTTTGACTTTGCTGTGTGAAACATATATGGGCCAGCCCACTATACTGATCTTTTCTGCTTTTCTGCTTTTCTGCTCTGTTATTGCTCATACATAGTGGGCCTCTTGTAAAAGCCCTGTTCTGTGGTGGAGAAAAGACACACAGGAAAGATGTGGccaatttttgtttgtctgcttttattttgaatacaagaatattaatctaatctaaattatgaGAAGGGGACGTTCTAACTAACTTGAGTATGcctaaatataatatatatatatttatataatggtCCTAGTGGCAATATATTTTAGTGTTTGCTTATTAGAGAGAGCATAATAAATTTATACCTCAAATTCATGTGTTGTTAGGTCTTTACCAACTTTATTTGAgagtttgaataaattattCGCTACCTAAAAGAGCTTGTTACTCTAACAAACCCTTCAAACTTTATTGCTCACTCTTTAGACTATGTATAcgtattatattattattatcacactctaattttattctttgattttttagaTATCACATCAAAAGagctttccttctttttttctttttttctttttctttttctaatgaaAAAGTGACATGCGGATGCGGGGTCTATATTATGTGGTGCCGTTTTATCAGCAAATTTGTTATGGGTTGGTCTGGGTTGGGGCTAGCTAGAATTCTAGGTGGCACAGTGACTAAAATGAACCGTGGAATTTGAGTTTGCATTGTTTTGATATCTTGTTTATTATAGATTTAGGCCGAATTTTATcatgaaatattatttgtgATTTCTGAG
Proteins encoded in this region:
- the LOC18770988 gene encoding ribosome quality control complex subunit 2: METPSSIRRVTRSQALVAQNSNTNNIPLSRKNEDSEKVESKSRPRNGKQQQDRSALIDITNDSPIVGLAMGSLETPSSAIVKQRSFRAKNTPGSGEALLRGQVKTLLQQVEEEAELSKITLESRPLRLLQGITGNSPMGLLAPTPANTPQVSDLSVDASGSNNGGVGFEKPSPLIQEQLISQVVCDIFEGKNQESLESQKSIISRSLLLDFSEKSEVSSVSSECSSVITEIKEKSSPDDDSASIWSIQVNASTHDEDEEEVAQAEEEEEEEEEEEDYYLNLNEGYEIEEHEQDGGYDLDELCDGINNICVDEKKMIPKFAGKHTRFVYDSEDDIEIVEEDFSAESPDSGAVVSPSALRLKGLPTPKGKHMRFLEEEN
- the LOC18771377 gene encoding gibberellin-regulated protein 11 codes for the protein MALSSRLTLMMASLVFSFLVLQYLTEAAHQSHMMNNNGAPSPLPPPTLDCGVACEGRCKLSSRPRLCKRACGSCCDKCSCVPPGTAGNYEACPCYASLTTRNQTRKCP